The window AAGGCCATCGCAGCGAAAAAATCCGCACCCTGCGTGCCGGCGCTGGCGACTGATCCGCTGTACATTCTCTACACCTCGGGCACCACGGGAAAGCCGAAGGGCGTGGTGCGCGACAATGGCGGCCATCTGGTCGCGCTGAAATGGTCGATGTGGAATCTCTACGGGGTGAAGCCCGGTGAGGTCTGGTGGTGCGGCTCCGACATCGGCTGGGTGGTCGGCCACAGCTACATCATCTACGGCCCGCTGTTTCATGGCGCCACCTCGATCATGTATGAGGGCAAGCCGATCGGCACGCCGGATGCCGGCGCGTTCTGGCGCGTGATCTCCGAACATGGCGCCGTGGCGTTGTTCACCGCGCCGACCGCGTTTCGCGCCATCCGCAAGGAAGACCCCGACGGCACGCTGATCTGCAAATACGACCTCTCGAAATTCCGCGCGCTGTTTCTCGCCGGCGAGCGCGCCGATCCGCCGACGGTGGAGTGGGCCGAGCAGCAATTGAAAGTCCCGGTGATCGATCACTGGTGGCAGACCGAGACCGGCTGGTGCATCGCCGGCAATCCGGTCGGGCTGGGCATATTGCCGGTCAAGCACGGCTCGCCGACGGTGCCGATGCCGGGTTATCAGGTGGAAGTTGTCGACGAAGCCGCAAAACCGTTGCCCGCGGGCACCATGGGCTCGATCGTCATCAAGCTGCCGATGCCGCCGGCCTGCCTGCCGACCTTGTGGGAGCAGGACGAGCGCTGCAAGGAAGCCTATTTCAACGAATTCCCCGGCTACTACAAAACCTCCGACGCCGGCTATCTCGACGAAGACGGCTACGTCTATGTGATGGGCCGCACCGACGACATCATCAACGTCGCCGGCCATCGCCTCTCCACCGGCGGCATGGAAGAGATTCTGGCCGGGCATCCCGACGTCGCCGAATGCGCGGTGCTGGGCATCAAGGATGCCATCAAGGGCGAGGTGCCCTGCGGCTTTCTGGTGCTGAAGGCCGGCGTCACGCGCAGCCCTGCCGAGATCGAAAAGGATGTGGTGGCGCTGGTGCGCGACAAGCTCGGGCCGGTGGCAGCGTTCAAGCTGGCGATCACCGTCGGCCGTCTGCCGAAGACCCGTTCCGGCAAGATATTGCGCGGCACCATCAAGAAGATCGCGGACGGCGACGCCTGGGCGATGCCCGCAACCATCGAGGACCCCAAGGTGCTGGACGAGATCGGCGACGCCCTGAAGGGGCGGGTGTAGGCAGCGCTGTCATTCCCAGGCGCGCCAATTGGCGCGCCTGGGGGCGGGAGCAGCGCGAGCTGCGAGCGAACCCGGAATCTCGAAATGTTCAACCATCTCCGGATTCCGGGTCTGCCCTTCAGTCGGCTTCGCCGTCCGAAGTGCATCCCGGAATGACGACGTTGGCGCGCCCACCTTACAATTCCCGCATTTCGCGCTAAACACGGCGCCACCGATGCCTTGCCCAGGAAGCACCATGCGACTGACTTCGATACCTCTCATCGCGCTGACGCTCGCCGCTCTGGCGCTGGCGTCCTGCGTCGAACGCAACGCGATTCCGGCCTCCAGCCTCGGCGAGGATGACGACGCGATCTGCCGCGCCAATGGCGTGGTGGTCGGCTCCGCCGACTACGCCGCCTGCCGCAAGAACCGCGACGTCCAGCGCGGCAACGCCATCGCCCGCGCCGACCGCGCCCAGCGCAATCTCGGCGAATACATGCTAAACAATCCAGGAAGGCCGTAGCACATCGGGAGGCCGTCATGGACGAGGACATCTTCAACAACAGCCTGAGGAAGTTTCTCAAGAAGGTCGGCATCACCTCGCAGCGCGAGATCGAGAAGGCGGTGCGCGACGCGGTGGCCGACGGCCGTTTGAAGGGCCATGAAAAGCTGCCTGCCAAAATGGTCCTGACGGTCGGCAGCGTCGCGCTCTCGCACGAGATTGCCGACGAGATCGAACTCGGCTAGGTCAGTCGAACCATCAACCGGCGCACAGGCGCGGAAAGCAAATCATGGATATCAAGGTCAGGGATTCCAACGGCGCCCTGCTCGCCGAGGGCGACACCGTCACGCTGATCAAGGACCTGAAGCTGAAAGGCTCCTCCACCGTGCTGAAGCGCGGCACCGTGATCAAGAATATCCACCTCACCGACGATCCGGACGAGATCGAAGGCCGTACCGACAAGGTCAAGGGCCTGGTGCTGCGCGTGGAGTTTTTGAAGAAAGCGTGAGGACTACTCCCGGCCTTCCTCCCGCTCGCCATGCTCGCGAAACGTCGACAGCCGCGACAGAAACGCCAGCATCAGCCCGATGCCGCAGATCGAAAACGCCATGGTGAAGATCTTGGCGATGGCGGTGGTCGGCGCCAGCGTCGCATCGCCGACGGTGGTCAGCGCCATCACGCTGAAATAGGCGGCGTCGATCCACCGCCAGTGCTCGACGATGCGGAAGAAGATCGTGCCGCCGGCCGTAGCGATGGCAAGCAGGAAAAGGATCGCGCGGAATTCGGGATCGCGCAGCCCGCGGCGGAATCCTGCGACAAGACGCACCAGACCAAGCCAGAGAGATGCCATCGCCTCGATTCTCCGCGCAGGCCATCGTGGCCGCTTCAGTGCGATGTCGCAGGATTCGGTGCGGTTTGGCTAGGCGTGAATTCATAAATCCGAAGGCGTGGGCGACGTCCGCTTCGGTGTGCATTCCGGACTCACGTCGGACATCGCGCAAGGTCCGAAAGGTGCCAATATGATTGATTGGGAGGTCGTCAACTGAGGCCCCTTACCATGCCGCAGCCGGTCGAACATGGTTCTTGTCCTCTTGCACGCGCGGTCAGTGCATCCAGCAAAGTCTTGATCGTCCCGACCTGCAATCCGGACACGGTGATATAGCTGTCTTCGTGCTTGACGTAACTCCAGCAGTACTCGGCAATGAGTACCATGCGAGTCCGTGATCTATCTCGCACTGTGAAGTAGTCGGCTTTTGATCTAGCGCGGCCGGGACGTTCGTGGAAGGCATGAGCGAGCAACAGGTATTGTGGTATTTCGCGAATCCGCCATTCCGGACGAGCGCAGTGCAATATAATCCTTTGCCTCTTCGCGTACGGTAATGCCAATATTTCCAACCTAATATTAAGGTTCCTGATCCACGTTAAAATCCGGAATTTCATTTGTTTTCATTTGTAACGACTACGTGGACGCTTCATGCGAGCGATCTATGGAAGGCTGGCCCGGCTGCCAGGATCTTCATTAGCGGCGCTCGGCGTCTTCTTTGCGGCGTCGATCATCGTTGTGTTTCTGGTGGATCTGCAGGCGCGCCATCGTGCGGCGCTCTCTGAGGCAAAAAAGGCGGCACTGAACATTGCCGAGATTCTCGCCGAACACACGGCGCTGACCTTTGAAGGTATCGATCGGACGCTGCTCGAAGCTGAGAGAATTCGCGAAGATAGTCTTTCGGGGAAGTATGCAACGCCCGAAGCCGCAAATAGCGCCTTGCGTCTTTTAAAGAAAGCCTCATCGATCGTCGTTGCCGTCGGCTGGACAGATGCCGCCGGTAACCTTCTGGCGCATTCCTACGATCGCACGCCGCCGCGAAGCAATATCTCCGACATGTCGCACTTCACCGCTCAGCGCGATCAGGCCGATGGCCGGCTGTTTATTTCGCCACCCTATCCCTCGGCTGTCACCGACAAATGGTTTACGGCGGCGTCGCGGCGGCTAAGCAATGCCGACGGCAGCTTCGCTGGGGTTGTAACCGCGCCGCTCGACCCGACCCATTTCACGCAGGTCTATCGCGCGATTGATGTCGGCAAGGGCGGATCCGTGCTGTTGCTGCATCGCGCGGGCACGGGGCGGGTTCTTGCGCGAGAGCCCGCGACAAAAGGAGCCATCGGAAAATCTTTCGCGGATAGCCCGCTCGTCTCCGAATATCTGCCAAAATCGGAAGCGGGCTCCTACGAGACGATAAGTGTTCTCGACGGCATCGCACGCGTCGCGGGATACAAGGCTGTGCCCGGACTGCCGCTGGTCTTGGTCGTCACATACGCCCGCAGCGAGGTGCTGCGACCGTGGCACCATCACCTTTTCATGGCCGGCCCGCTCGTCGCCATGATCGTTGGCGTCATCTTGTTCGGCACGTTTCGGATCGTGCGCCAGACAAATATTCTCGCCGCGAAAACAAGGGTTTTGGAACGCACGAACATGCAGTTCGATGCGGCGTTGAGCAATATGTCGCAGGGTCTTTCGCTGTTTGATGCGGAACAGAGAGTCATTCTTTCAAATGCGCGCTATGCGGAAATCTATCGCCTCAGCGCGGAGCAGGTGAAGCCGGGAACAACGCTGCGGCAACTCATTGAATACCGCCGGGCGCAGAGGACAAATTGCGAGATGGCTGTAGACGTCTTTGTCGACGTCACTCTGAAACTGGAAAAAGAGGTCCAGGAGCTTGTCGATGGGCGCATCATTTCGATGACGCGTCATCGGATGCCGAACGGGGGGTGGCTGGCGACTCATGAAGATGTCACGGCGCGAAAACACAGGGAGCAATTGCTGGCCGCGAAAGCCGCGGAGCTGGAGCAGACGAACGAACGCTTCGACGCCGCCCTGAGTAACATGTCACAGGGTCTTTGCATGTTCGACGGATCGAAACGGCTCGTTGTCTGGAATGATCGTTATGCGGAATTATACCAGTTGCCTGCGGCTTTGTTGAAAGTCGGGACGCCTCATGAGGCGATCATCGCCGATCGCGTCTCGCGCGGCATTCTCAAGGGCGAGACGAGCGAACCAGCCATCAAGAAAAAGCTCGCCGAACTGGGTCAGCATTCGGCCGCTTCAAGCTCGGCCAGGGTCGATGAACTTGCGGATGGGCGATTGATGCTCGTCACCCGGCAGCCGATGAAGGACGGCGGCTGGGTTGCAACGCACGAAGACATCACCGAACGGCGGCGTGCGGAGGCCGAGATCGTTCACCTGGCGCGTCATGACGCGCTCACTGGACTTGCCAACCGAACCCTGTTTACCGAGAAACTTGAGGAGGCGAGCAAGCGTCTTGGCCGCCATGACGGTGGCTTTGCCGTGATCATGCTCGACCTCGATAAATTCAAGGCCGTCAACGATACGCTGGGGCATCCCGCCGGGGATCGATTGCTCGTTGAAGTCGCTCAGCGGCTGAAATCATCAATTCGCGAAACCGATGTGCTGGCACGCCTCGGCGGTGACGAGTTTGCGATCATCCAGGACGGTGGACTCAATCCGCAGGAGGGCGCAAGCGTGCTTGCCCTCAGGATCATCGATGCCATTGCTCAGCCATTTGATCTCAACGGCCACCAGGCCAGCATCGGGACCAGCATTGGAATTGCTCTCGCTCCGGAACATGGCGTCGATCCCGAGGTCCTGCTGGAGAAAAGCGGATCTCGCGCTCTACGACGCCAAGGCGGGCGGGCGAAACGATTTCCGCCTGTTCCAGTCCGAAATGATCGAGGCTGCCCACTCGCAGAGGGTGTTGGAAAACGAACTTCGGGACGCGATCGCGCGAAATGAATTCGAGGTGCACTATCAGCCGGTGGTTGACGCCAAGACGCGGCTGATCCGCGGCGCCGAGGCGCTGGTCCGCTGGCGGCATCCGTCGAAAGGACTCGTCGCTCCCGATCAATTTATTCCGCTCGCGGAAGCGACGGGGCTGATCCTTCCTCTTGGCGAGTGGATTCTGCACCGGGCTTGCACGGATGCGGCGTCGTGGCCGGCTCACCTCAAGATCGCGGTCAACATCTCTGCGGTTCAAGTCAGCAAGGGAAACCTGCTCGACGTCATGCTGTATACTCTGATGGAGACGGGTCTTTCGCCTGAACGGCTGGAGTTGGAAATTACGGAGACGGCTCTTCTGGAGAACGCGACGGCGCATCTGGGGACGATACGGCAGCTGAAGAATCTCGGCATCTCCATGGCGCTCGATGATTTTGGCACCGGGTATTCGACGGCGAGTTATCTGACCAATTTCCCGTTCGACAGGATCAAGATCGACAAGTCCTTCGCACAAGGCGCTCCCAATCGCCGCGATTGCGCAGCGGTGGTGTCCTCGGTGCTTGCGCTGGCCCGTGGTCTTGGCATCGCAACGACGGCCGAGGGTGTCGAGACCGAAGAGCAATTTGAATATCTGCGGACTGCAGGCGTAGACCTCGTCCAGGGCTATCTGTTCGGTCGGCCCGTCCCGCTCTCCGAATTCGGCCTCGATGCGGCAGTTTCATTTGGAAATAATGCTGCTGACGGCAAGTTATGCGCAGGGATCATCATGGCAGGAAGATAACCACCGCGTTTCAAACGGCGATCAGGTAAGCCGCGCCGCTGCTGCAATGAAGCGCGACATCGGCCACGGCTCCGGAGGCGAAATCCATTTAGCGAACCCCTCGAGCAGACGCACGTTGGAAGTGGGACTATCATCCACAATTGGGGCACATTGGATTCATCAATCTTGAAGCGTTGAGAAATGTCCGAGACGGCTCATGAGCAATCGTCGACAGGGGGACAAGCCCTCATGAAATCTCATCTACATCAACGCCGATCCGGGCTCTCCTCGGCGGTGTATTTAGAATGACGTGATTTCGCCTACTCGCTCAACAAGATGCGCACGCGAGGGGGCAGGGTCAAACCGATCGGCGAAATATTGCGTTTCGTTGGCCACCAGTCCTTCGCGGAATTCCATGATGCTCACCGCGTAAGATGGTATGCCGTCATAGGTAAGTACGAATTCAGTGACCCAGAGATCGCCGCTGCCGATAATTCGCCGGACCGTAAAACGCTTCTTGTTTGGCTGGACGAATCGGCTCTCCTGAATGTTGTGCCGGCCGCGGATCCGCTCGCCCGATTGCGGATAATCAAGCACAGCATCCTCGCGGTAGATTTCATGTTCGACCTTGAAATCGCTCGCGTCCGAAGCATCCCAATGGCGCTCCAGCGCCACCCGCACGGTTTGATCATCCATCTCAATCTCCCACCTAGGGGCGCTATTGCCGATCGCGCCAGTCGTGTGTCGCCTCACGCTCTCGCGCCCGGACGCCGGCCTTCCAGTTGTTATGACAGCGCGATCGATCACAAGCCCGTTATTGACGCTTGCGATCTCCTTTGTGCGGTCGACATGAGGCTACGCAACATCATCGTGTTCGCAAGCGCCGGTTGTGCTCTGCTGTTATAGGGAGGCTCTGATGCGACAGATTAGACGATTTTCATTGGGTATTCTTGCGCTCGCGATCGCCGCAATGGCGATGTTTGCAGCGGTTGCGCCTTCCAGCGCGATCGCGGGTACGTCGGCGCATGCTCGGACCGCAAGGCAACACCAAGCAACACATTTCACCGGACAACGCGCGGGCAACGCCAATTATCGTCGGTACCGCGAGTACGGGGCTGGACCCGCCAGTGCGTATGGAGCGATACCTGGTGGATCGGGATTTGCCAGTCCGTCATATTCTGGCTTCGGTTCCGGTTACGGCGATAATTCCCACGGATGCTCCGCTTGCACCAATTGAAATCGAAATTCCGCTCTGGAAACTTCGTCGTGTGACCCATGATGGAGGCAGAGTGGCACTGCGCTCTCTCCTTCCAGCGCGACTGTTATCGGGCCAGGTGGAGAGGAAGTAATTGCTGCCAAAGTAATTGCTGCCAATGTCCAATTGGCGCCGGTCATTTCGGGTCGGTGCGCAAAGGAGACGTTGTGGCCGACCACTGTGTCCCGGTGGATCAGTACACGTGCCTTCGCAATCGGATGATGGCGACGGAACGCAGTGCACGAGCAATGAGCCGCGCCAGTGGCCAATCGGGCATAGCTCCGAATGCGTTTAGCGGCCGAAGTTGTTCGCGCCCTCGCTGATGCGATGTTGGAGAGGACAGATCAACGGCCATCATGCGCTTGTCCGCTTTGCCCCCCGATCGCGGACATCACGTCGACGATAAGGTTTTAACGCGCCTTGCGTCGTATTTGGCGTCGGATAGTGTGCGCGCGATCAATGGGGGAATGACATGAGCTTGTCCGGTGTTTTTGCGCGCATCGTCGCGCTGATCGGTGCTGCCGCGCTTCAGTGGCGCCGGCTGCAGGGCGTCGCGCACGAGCCGGCCTGGGGCAGCGCTCCCCTGGTGCCGGCGGCGAAGCCGCAGGGCAGCATCCCGACGCTCAAGATGCCGACGGCCAGGGGGTGGACCGACGGGCAGACGCCCGTGGCGGCGCCGGGGCTCAAGGTCAATGCGTTTGCGACCGGTCTGAAACATCCGCGCTGGATCCACGTGCTGCCCAATGGCGATGTCCTCGTTGCCGAGGCGTCGCAGGTCGCCGGACCGGTCAGGAACGTATTCGGCTACGCGATGCAGGCGACGATGCGACGTGCCGCCGCCCTTGGCGAAAGCGCAAACCGCATCACGTTGTTGCGCGATGGGGATGGCGACGGCATCGCCGAAGTCAGCGAACTATTCATGGAGGGGCTGAACCAGCCGTTCGGCATGGCGCTGCTGGGCGACACGTTCTATGTCGGCAACGTCGACGGCGTGGTGGCCTTCCCCTATGCGGCGGGCGCAGACCGGATCACCGCGCCAGGGCGGAAACTCACCGAGTTCAAGTCCGGCGGGCATTGGACGCGGAGCCTGCTGCCGAGCCCCGATGGCCAGAAACTCTTTGTCGGGGTCGGCTCGCTCAGCAATATCGCCGAGAGCGGCATGGCCGTCGAGGAAGGCCGGGCGGCCGTCTACGAGCTCGATCTGGCGAGCGGCAACAGCCGCATCTTCGCCGGCGGCCTGCGTAACCCGGTGGGCCTGGCATGGGAGCCACGGACCGGAGAGCTCTGGACGGTGGTCAACGAGCGCGACGGCCTGGGCGACGAGACACCTCCCGACTATCTGACCTCGGTCCGCGACGGGGGATTCTACGGCTGGCCCTACTGTTACTGGGGGCAGACGGTCGACGACCGGGTCCCGCAGGATCCGGCCGCGGTTGCCAAGGCCATCACGCCGGACTACGCGCTGGGCGGGCACACCGCGTCACTGGGTCTGTGCTGGCTGCCGGCCGGCACGCTTCCGGGCTTTCCGGACGGCATGGTCATCGGGCAGCACGGCTCCTGGAATCGCAGCACGCTGAGTGGCTACAAGGTCGTCTTCGTTCCGTTCGAGAACGGGCTCCCGTCCGGACCGCCGCGCGATATTCTGTCGGGCTTCCTCGCACCGGACGAACGCGAGTCCTATGGCCGACCGGTCGGTGTCACACTCGGTCCCGACGGCTCTCTTCTGGTGGCAGACGATGTTGGCGATGTGATCTGGCGCGTCACGGGCGAGCGGCAGGGCTGAGCGACCCCGCGCCTTGGTTCGAACCCGCGGGCTCGCTTGACAATATCCGAATATAGGAATATATGCCAATTTCCTTCTGTTGCTCGCGGCGTCTGATCAGCGCTGCGGGACGACAGAAGGGCCGATGACAAGGTGGAGCGCCGGGAGGTGCCGCGCCCTACGTCATTGGGCGCGCGCGGCTGGCGTTATCAGCTGCGCAAGGCGGAGCGGACTCCGCCTTAGGGGTGCCCCGTAAAGCATCCCGGCGCCTCCCGCCGCTCCATCGGCCTCGCACCATGCGAGGCGGAGCGTTCTGGCAAAGCTCGGACGCATTTGCGCCGCGAGAATACGCCAGCTTGCTTTCACGCGTTCGCCAACAAAAACGTGGCGAATTTCTTCGCCGCGTTTCGTAATTCCAGAGTTGACGCACGCCGCGAGGCGACTGAAGCGAAACCCTTATTCCTCGTCGTCCTGCTTCTTGCCGCCGCCGATGCCCTTCAGCTTGGCGAACACGGCATCGACATTGAGGTCGTCGCCGCTCTTCTCGGAGGGCTCGAATTCGTCCTTGCGGGTGGTTTCCGAGGCCGGCAGCAGGGTGGCGCCGCCGTAAGCCTGGTCGGTGGGCTTTTCCTTGGCCGCGCGCTGCACTTCGAAATCGAGTTCGATCTGCGAGCACAGGCCGAGCGTCACCGGGTCCATCGGCGTCAGCGTCGAGGCGTTCCAGTGGGTGCGGTCGCGGATCGAGGCGATGGTGGTCTTGGTGGTGCCGACCAGCCGCATGATCTGGCTGTCCTTCAGCTCGGGATGGTTACGCACCAGCCACAGGATCGCGCTGGGACGTTCGTGGCGGCGCGACACCGGGGTGTAGCGCGGGCCCTTCTTCTTGGCGGCCGGCGGCAGGATCACCTTGCTCTCCTCGAGCTTGAGGCGATAATTCGGGTCCTTTTCGCCCTTTTCGATCTCGTCGCGGGTCAGCTGCCCGTTGGAAATCGGGTCCATGCCCTTGATGCCCTGGGCGGCGTCGCCGTCGGCGATGGCGCGGACCTCGAGCGGGTGCATCTTGGTGAAATCGGCAACCTGGTCGAACGACAGCGCGGTATTGTCGACCAGCCACACGGCAGTCGCCTTTGGCATCAGCGGTGCATTGCTCATGGCAAATCTCCTTTACGCTCCGCCCACCTTTTTTGGAGGCGGAGCCGTCTGGTCATCGGGGATGACGGGGAATTCAGGCTGTATATAGTCTGTCCGGGGCTAACCGCGCAATGGAAGACTGTTCGGCCTTGACAGCGCGGCAAACCGGCCCCAAGTCCTTATTGAAACAAGCCCTTTGGCTCTTTTACCTATCGGAATTGACCGCTAGACCCGCCGTTTCGGGCGTCAGGCGCGCAAATCACCTCTGGATCATTCCAAATGCAGGCCAAACCGCCCCTGAAAATCGTGCTTTGCTCACCGCGCGG is drawn from Nitrobacteraceae bacterium AZCC 2146 and contains these coding sequences:
- a CDS encoding propionyl-CoA synthetase (product_source=KO:K01908; cath_funfam=2.30.38.10,3.30.300.30,3.40.50.980; cog=COG0365; ko=KO:K01908; pfam=PF00501,PF13193,PF16177; superfamily=56801), producing MNIHDSSRYREVHARSLKDPEGFWGEAAQGIDWIEPAKKIFDPSLGLYGRWFAGAVVNTCYNALDRHVASGRADQVALIHDSPLAGAVTKFTYAQMLHEVQVLGAVMQDFGVGKGDRVVLYMPMVPEAMIAMLACARIGAVHSVVFGGFAAKELATRIEDAKPKLIFSASCGLEPGRLVQYKPLLDEAIRLSSAKPDACIILQRPQQACDLVSGRDHDWADLRGKAIAAKKSAPCVPALATDPLYILYTSGTTGKPKGVVRDNGGHLVALKWSMWNLYGVKPGEVWWCGSDIGWVVGHSYIIYGPLFHGATSIMYEGKPIGTPDAGAFWRVISEHGAVALFTAPTAFRAIRKEDPDGTLICKYDLSKFRALFLAGERADPPTVEWAEQQLKVPVIDHWWQTETGWCIAGNPVGLGILPVKHGSPTVPMPGYQVEVVDEAAKPLPAGTMGSIVIKLPMPPACLPTLWEQDERCKEAYFNEFPGYYKTSDAGYLDEDGYVYVMGRTDDIINVAGHRLSTGGMEEILAGHPDVAECAVLGIKDAIKGEVPCGFLVLKAGVTRSPAEIEKDVVALVRDKLGPVAAFKLAITVGRLPKTRSGKILRGTIKKIADGDAWAMPATIEDPKVLDEIGDALKGRV
- a CDS encoding hypothetical protein (product_source=Hypo-rule applied; cleavage_site_network=SignalP-noTM), producing MRLTSIPLIALTLAALALASCVERNAIPASSLGEDDDAICRANGVVVGSADYAACRKNRDVQRGNAIARADRAQRNLGEYMLNNPGRP
- a CDS encoding hypothetical protein (product_source=Hypo-rule applied; cath_funfam=3.30.230.10; pfam=PF20104; superfamily=48498), with the translated sequence MDEDIFNNSLRKFLKKVGITSQREIEKAVRDAVADGRLKGHEKLPAKMVLTVGSVALSHEIADEIELG
- a CDS encoding protein PhnA (product_source=KO:K06193; cath_funfam=2.40.50.100; cog=COG2824; ko=KO:K06193; pfam=PF03831; superfamily=82057; tigrfam=TIGR00686), with translation MDIKVRDSNGALLAEGDTVTLIKDLKLKGSSTVLKRGTVIKNIHLTDDPDEIEGRTDKVKGLVLRVEFLKKA
- a CDS encoding hypothetical protein (product_source=Hypo-rule applied; cath_funfam=1.10.287.70; pfam=PF07885; superfamily=81324; transmembrane_helix_parts=Outside_1_23,TMhelix_24_46,Inside_47_52,TMhelix_53_75,Outside_76_78,TMhelix_79_101,Inside_102_112), with protein sequence MASLWLGLVRLVAGFRRGLRDPEFRAILFLLAIATAGGTIFFRIVEHWRWIDAAYFSVMALTTVGDATLAPTTAIAKIFTMAFSICGIGLMLAFLSRLSTFREHGEREEGRE
- a CDS encoding hypothetical protein (product_source=Hypo-rule applied), encoding MVLIAEYCWSYVKHEDSYITVSGLQVGTIKTLLDALTARARGQEPCSTGCGMVRGLS
- a CDS encoding diguanylate cyclase (GGDEF)-like protein (product_source=TIGR00254; cath_funfam=2.40.30.20,3.30.450.20,3.30.70.270; cog=COG2199,COG2202; pfam=PF00990,PF02743,PF12860; smart=SM00091,SM00267; superfamily=103190,55073,55785; tigrfam=TIGR00254; transmembrane_helix_parts=Outside_1_14,TMhelix_15_33,Inside_34_292,TMhelix_293_315,Outside_316_777), translated to MRAIYGRLARLPGSSLAALGVFFAASIIVVFLVDLQARHRAALSEAKKAALNIAEILAEHTALTFEGIDRTLLEAERIREDSLSGKYATPEAANSALRLLKKASSIVVAVGWTDAAGNLLAHSYDRTPPRSNISDMSHFTAQRDQADGRLFISPPYPSAVTDKWFTAASRRLSNADGSFAGVVTAPLDPTHFTQVYRAIDVGKGGSVLLLHRAGTGRVLAREPATKGAIGKSFADSPLVSEYLPKSEAGSYETISVLDGIARVAGYKAVPGLPLVLVVTYARSEVLRPWHHHLFMAGPLVAMIVGVILFGTFRIVRQTNILAAKTRVLERTNMQFDAALSNMSQGLSLFDAEQRVILSNARYAEIYRLSAEQVKPGTTLRQLIEYRRAQRTNCEMAVDVFVDVTLKLEKEVQELVDGRIISMTRHRMPNGGWLATHEDVTARKHREQLLAAKAAELEQTNERFDAALSNMSQGLCMFDGSKRLVVWNDRYAELYQLPAALLKVGTPHEAIIADRVSRGILKGETSEPAIKKKLAELGQHSAASSSARVDELADGRLMLVTRQPMKDGGWVATHEDITERRRAEAEIVHLARHDALTGLANRTLFTEKLEEASKRLGRHDGGFAVIMLDLDKFKAVNDTLGHPAGDRLLVEVAQRLKSSIRETDVLARLGGDEFAIIQDGGLNPQEGASVLALRIIDAIAQPFDLNGHQASIGTSIGIALAPEHGVDPEVLLEKSGSRALRRQGGRAKRFPPVPVRNDRGCPLAEGVGKRTSGRDRAK
- a CDS encoding EAL domain-containing protein (putative c-di-GMP-specific phosphodiesterase class I) (product_source=COG2200; cath_funfam=3.20.20.450; cog=COG2200; pfam=PF00563; smart=SM00052; superfamily=141868), encoding MLENELRDAIARNEFEVHYQPVVDAKTRLIRGAEALVRWRHPSKGLVAPDQFIPLAEATGLILPLGEWILHRACTDAASWPAHLKIAVNISAVQVSKGNLLDVMLYTLMETGLSPERLELEITETALLENATAHLGTIRQLKNLGISMALDDFGTGYSTASYLTNFPFDRIKIDKSFAQGAPNRRDCAAVVSSVLALARGLGIATTAEGVETEEQFEYLRTAGVDLVQGYLFGRPVPLSEFGLDAAVSFGNNAADGKLCAGIIMAGR
- a CDS encoding hypothetical protein (product_source=Hypo-rule applied; cath_funfam=3.30.200.20; pfam=PF12680; superfamily=54427), with translation MDDQTVRVALERHWDASDASDFKVEHEIYREDAVLDYPQSGERIRGRHNIQESRFVQPNKKRFTVRRIIGSGDLWVTEFVLTYDGIPSYAVSIMEFREGLVANETQYFADRFDPAPSRAHLVERVGEITSF
- a CDS encoding glucose/arabinose dehydrogenase (product_source=COG2133; cath_funfam=2.120.10.30; cog=COG2133; pfam=PF07995; superfamily=50952); the protein is MSLSGVFARIVALIGAAALQWRRLQGVAHEPAWGSAPLVPAAKPQGSIPTLKMPTARGWTDGQTPVAAPGLKVNAFATGLKHPRWIHVLPNGDVLVAEASQVAGPVRNVFGYAMQATMRRAAALGESANRITLLRDGDGDGIAEVSELFMEGLNQPFGMALLGDTFYVGNVDGVVAFPYAAGADRITAPGRKLTEFKSGGHWTRSLLPSPDGQKLFVGVGSLSNIAESGMAVEEGRAAVYELDLASGNSRIFAGGLRNPVGLAWEPRTGELWTVVNERDGLGDETPPDYLTSVRDGGFYGWPYCYWGQTVDDRVPQDPAAVAKAITPDYALGGHTASLGLCWLPAGTLPGFPDGMVIGQHGSWNRSTLSGYKVVFVPFENGLPSGPPRDILSGFLAPDERESYGRPVGVTLGPDGSLLVADDVGDVIWRVTGERQG
- a CDS encoding hypothetical protein (product_source=COG3820; cog=COG3820; ko=KO:K09987; pfam=PF06242), producing MSNAPLMPKATAVWLVDNTALSFDQVADFTKMHPLEVRAIADGDAAQGIKGMDPISNGQLTRDEIEKGEKDPNYRLKLEESKVILPPAAKKKGPRYTPVSRRHERPSAILWLVRNHPELKDSQIMRLVGTTKTTIASIRDRTHWNASTLTPMDPVTLGLCSQIELDFEVQRAAKEKPTDQAYGGATLLPASETTRKDEFEPSEKSGDDLNVDAVFAKLKGIGGGKKQDDEE